CTTGATGTGCTCCTCGCGCGCCCAGATGACGGCGGCCTCCACCAGCCTTCGCGCGATCCCCTGGCCACGCAACGACTCATCCACCTCGGTGTGCTCGAGGATGACGAGCTGCCCGTCCGGTGCGGCCGAGAACGTGAGCTCGGCGAGGCGGCTATCTCCACCGTCGATGTAGAACGCCCCGCGATGACCTTTCTGTTCGCGCTGTACGGTCGTGGTCTCGCTCATGTCGAAAGACATTGTGCCTCGGCCGTGGTGCCATCGCCACCGTCATTGTCATCTGGTACGCGCCGTGCTCTACCCGCGCCCTGCATTGAAAGGAGCTCGACATGGCTCGCCTGTTGACAGTCGTCGCTCTCATCGCACCGGCTGTGTCGGCCGCCAATTATGGTCCCCGCTTTCAGCAGAAGATGGTGCCGGTCGAGGGTTGCACCCTGAGCGTCACCGTCGGCGGCGCCGGGCCCGCCGTGCTCCTCCTGCACGGTTACGCGGAGACCGCCCAGATGTGGAAGCCACTGGCGGGACAGCTCGCGCCGCGCTTCACCGTAGTCGCGATCGACCTTCCCGGCATCGGCGACTCCTCGATCCCGGCGAGCGGAATCGACATGACCACCTCGGCAAAGCGAATCCACGAGGCGGTCCGCAAGCTGGGCTACGAGCGCGCCCGCGTCGTCGGCCACGACATCGGCCTGATGGTCGCCTACGCCTACGCCGCCCAGTACCCGAACGAGGTGGAGACGCTGACGTTGATGGACGCCTTCCTCCCTGGGATCGGCGCGTGGAGAGACGTCTACGACGCTCCCGGCCCCTGGCACTTCCGTTTCCATGGCCACACGCCGGAGCTGCTGGTGAAGGGCCGGGAGCGGACCTACTTCGAGCATTTCTGGAACGACTTCGCCGCCGATCCGGCGCACTCGATCCCCGAGGCGGACCGTCAAGCGTACGCCCGGGCCTACGCACGGCCGGGAAGGATGGCGGCGGGGTTCGCGTACTTCGCGTCGTTCATGAAGACAGCCGACGAGTTTGCGCAGTTCGGCAAGACTCAGCTGCCGATGCCGGTGACGTCGATCGGTGGAGAGAAGGCGAACGGCGACGCGCTGGGCGCCCAGATGAAGCTCATCTCGCCCAATCCGACCGTGGTGATCATCAGGGGCTCGGGACACTGGATCATGGAGGAAAGGCCCGAGGAGACCATGGCGGCCGTGACACGGGCGCTCGCGCAGTCCGGCACTGCGCAAAAGTGACAAGAGGGCCGCCGGCGCATGGAGCGCCGGCGCACTCCCCGCACCTTGGCTGGCGGAACCTACGTCTCCGGCTGCAGCTCGGTCTCGCTTTCCAGCGCGGCCGCGATCTCCGCCGCGCGCTGCGTCGCATCGCCTACGGGCGGCGGCGCGCAACAGAGCGGCTCTATCGCCTCTGCAAACCGGACGAACCCGCGCAGATCGCGAAACAGGCGTTCGAACGACGCGGCATCGCGCAGGCCGCCACGTTCGTCGAACGCCGTGGTCCCGTGCGGCAGCGCGAACATGTCCGGGAAGACGATGGCGCCGCAGCCTTCGAGCGGAATCCGCGTCTGCCATAGCCCGCGGACGCCGCCCATCGCCGAAGGGGCCGTGGACATGAGGTAGACGGCGCGCCCCCGCCAAGGCATCGGCCGCGCGCGGGAAACCCAATCGATGGCGTTCTTGAGCGGACCGGGGATCGAGTAGTTGTATTCGGGCACCGCGATCATCAGCGCGGCGGCTCCTTCGACGCGCCGCTGCAGTTTGCGCGCTCCTTCGGGCAAGCCGTGCGCGGCGTCTTCGTCGCCGTCGTAGAGGGGCATGTCGAACTCGCGGAAGCGCACCACGTCGACTTCGGCGCCTTCCCGCGCGGCGAGCCGCGCTGCCAACTGGATCAGCTTGTGGTTCAACGAAGCGGAACGGAGAGAAGCGGCGAACGCGAGGATGCGCATGCCCGAACCTTACTGCTTTCGAGCGTACGTTCCTTCCATCTACCTGCTTCAGAGCGGGAAAGGTCCGAACAGGCGGGCCGGAGCATTGGTGCTCTTGCCATACTGGACCCAGAACTGGACGGGACCATCGCCGGCATCTGCCGACGGCACCGGAACGATCAGTGTCGTCGTGTGTCCGAAGCTCGCCGAGCGCATACGCGGAGTCATGTCGATGCGCGCAAAGTCCACTCCCTCCGGCAACGCGGCGGTGGGCTTCGCCTCGATGGCTACCCCGCCCAGCCTCTCGTAGGCGGCGCGCACGCGATCGGCCTCGGTGGGATCGAGCGTCGCGCCCACCAGGAAAGCCATCGCGATGCCGAAAATTCTCATCCGAGTGAAATGGGGAGCGTGCCTGGCCAGCGCAAATGAATCGACCTGAGCCGAACGTCTCATGCTTGAAGCCATTCCAGCAACGGAACGTGACGCCCCGCAGCACCCTGGGAGGGGTTCATACATGAGGCAGACGAGGACGCCTGGACCGCGCTGCAGTCTCCTGCAGTCGGTGGTTGCATTCGCTCTATTCGCAGCAGCCTGCGGCGGAACCGAATCGCCCAGCGCTGAATTCAAGAACGACAGCTCGCTCGCGACTGCGAGCTCCCACCGTCACGCGCGAGTGTGTGGCAACGCCGCTGCGGGCCACATGCGATGCCATGCGTGGGTCCGGGTGAACGACCTCACCGGCGAGGTGCAACCGTTCGTGACGCCGTCGGGCTTCGGTCCCGTGGACCTGGCGAGCGCATATCAGTTGCCCGCCACCGGCGGAGCGAACATGACCATCGCCATCGTCGACGCGATGGACAATCCCAACGCTGAATCTGACCTTGGCGTCTACCGCGCGCAATTCGGCCTGCCGCCCTGCACGACGGCGAACGGCTGCTTCCGCAAGGTCAACCAGAACGGCGCGTCCTCGCCGCTGCCTGCTTCCGACGTGGGCTGGGGCCAGGAGATCGCGCTGGATCTCGACATGGCCAGCGCCATCTGCCCGAGCTGCAAGATCCTGCTGGTCGAGGCGACCAGTCCCACCATCGGCAACCTCGGCACCGCCGTGAACACCGCAGTGGCGCTCGGCGCCAACGTGGTGAGTAACAGCTACGGCGGTGGCGAGAGCTCATCGGATCCGGGCACCACGAACCAGTTCTTCAATCACCCCGGCGTGCTGATCACCGCGAGCAGCGGGGACGGCGGCTTCGGCGTCGAATACCCCGCCGCCGCGACCACCGTGCTCGCGGTGGGCGGCACCCACCTGG
This portion of the Deltaproteobacteria bacterium genome encodes:
- a CDS encoding NAD(P)H-dependent oxidoreductase, whose translation is MRILAFAASLRSASLNHKLIQLAARLAAREGAEVDVVRFREFDMPLYDGDEDAAHGLPEGARKLQRRVEGAAALMIAVPEYNYSIPGPLKNAIDWVSRARPMPWRGRAVYLMSTAPSAMGGVRGLWQTRIPLEGCGAIVFPDMFALPHGTTAFDERGGLRDAASFERLFRDLRGFVRFAEAIEPLCCAPPPVGDATQRAAEIAAALESETELQPET
- a CDS encoding alpha/beta hydrolase, with amino-acid sequence MARLLTVVALIAPAVSAANYGPRFQQKMVPVEGCTLSVTVGGAGPAVLLLHGYAETAQMWKPLAGQLAPRFTVVAIDLPGIGDSSIPASGIDMTTSAKRIHEAVRKLGYERARVVGHDIGLMVAYAYAAQYPNEVETLTLMDAFLPGIGAWRDVYDAPGPWHFRFHGHTPELLVKGRERTYFEHFWNDFAADPAHSIPEADRQAYARAYARPGRMAAGFAYFASFMKTADEFAQFGKTQLPMPVTSIGGEKANGDALGAQMKLISPNPTVVIIRGSGHWIMEERPEETMAAVTRALAQSGTAQK
- a CDS encoding N-acetyltransferase, yielding MSETTTVQREQKGHRGAFYIDGGDSRLAELTFSAAPDGQLVILEHTEVDESLRGQGIARRLVEAAVIWAREEHIKLVPVCPFAKAVFEREPAFRDVVAG